The Streptomyces sp. WZ-12 genome segment CGCGGGCCAGCAACTCGCCGCGGGCCGCGACCACATCGGGCACCACCAACTGCACGCCCCGCACCGAGCCGGGGCGCACCCGTGTCACCCCGTCGCCGGCGCCGAGGACGATCGAGCAGTGCGAGCCCGGCGGGGTCAACTGGACGATGCGCACGCCGTCGCCGAGGCGGAGGTCGTGGTCGACGGTGAACCCCACCTGCTCGCTGTAGAACCGCTTGGCGCGCTCCACGTCGCGCACCGGAATGGGCACCAGTTCCAGCTTCCACCGCATGGCTCGCCGCCCTCGGGTCGCACCGGTCGTCGCCGCGGGTCGGCCGGCCCGCGGCCGGGGCGGCCCGCTCCCTTCGCAGTCTAGGGAGGGCGGGGCGGGGGCGCCTCCTGCGTACGGGACGGGGGCTTCGGGTTGCGCCCCGGGCATTGACGGAGTGAGCGCTCACTCCGTAGCGTCGGGAGCATGACGAAACCTTCAACTCCCTTAGCGGAGAAGCCTTCTCGTCGTCGCGCTCCCGGTATGAGCGTCGAACAGCGCCGGGCGATGATCGTCGCGGCCGCGCTGCCGTTGGTCGCCGTGCACGGGACGGCCGTCACCACCAGCCAGATCGCCCGCGCCGCCGGAATCGGCGAGGGCACCGTCTTCCGCGCGTTCAAGGACAAGGACGCCCTGCTGGACGCCTGCCTGGCCGAGGCCGCGGGCGTCGATCACGTGCTGCGCGAACTGGCCTCGATCCCGCTCGACGAACCGCTGACCGCGCGGCTCACCGAGGCCGCCGAGGCCCTCTGCGCCCACATGGAGCGCATGGGGACCGTGCTGCGGAGCCTCTACGCCACCGGGCACCGCGGCGACCGCGGGCGACCGGACCGGGCGCGGGCGGGCGGCGAGCCGCCGGAGGACGGGCGGGCCCGGTCCTTCGCCGCGCTGCGGGAGGCCGTGGAGGAGCTGATCGAGCCGGACCGGGCGGCGCTGCGGCTGAGCCCCGAGCGGGTGGCCGCCGCCTTCCTGGGCCTGCTCTTCAGCCGGCTGCCCGCGCCGGCCGACCCGACCGACGCGCCGCTCGCCCCCGAGGAACTCATCTCCGTGCTGCTGCACGGCACCCTCGCCGAGCCGGGGAGCGCCTAATGCCGGTCAGCCTCAACCACACCGTCGTCCCGGCGACCGATCACCGCGCGGCGGCCCGCTTCTTCGCCTCGGTCATGGGCCTGGCGGAGCTGCCGCCGGCCGGCCGGAACGGGCACTTCGCCCCGGTCCGGGT includes the following:
- a CDS encoding VOC family protein; amino-acid sequence: MRWKLELVPIPVRDVERAKRFYSEQVGFTVDHDLRLGDGVRIVQLTPPGSHCSIVLGAGDGVTRVRPGSVRGVQLVVPDVVAARGELLARGVPVGPVQHVADGALADGPGGAWNTFVYFDDPDGNGWAIQEGAADPTAPGDGA
- a CDS encoding TetR/AcrR family transcriptional regulator, with the protein product MSVEQRRAMIVAAALPLVAVHGTAVTTSQIARAAGIGEGTVFRAFKDKDALLDACLAEAAGVDHVLRELASIPLDEPLTARLTEAAEALCAHMERMGTVLRSLYATGHRGDRGRPDRARAGGEPPEDGRARSFAALREAVEELIEPDRAALRLSPERVAAAFLGLLFSRLPAPADPTDAPLAPEELISVLLHGTLAEPGSA